One genomic segment of Humidesulfovibrio mexicanus includes these proteins:
- the dsrA gene encoding dissimilatory-type sulfite reductase subunit alpha, with protein sequence MAKHKTPLLDQLESGPWPSFVSDIKQEIEHRYANPKGVEYQIPAECPDDLLGLLELSYVDGETHWKHGGIVGVFGYGGGVIGRYCDQPEKYPGVAHFHTVRVAQPSGMFYKTEFLRQLCDLWELRGSGLTNMHGATGDIVLIGTSTPQLEEIFFELTHNMNNDLGGSGSNLRTPACCLGESRCEYACYDTQELCYQLTQQYQDELHRPAFPYKFKFKFDGCSLGCVASIARSDMSFIGTWRDEIRVDQKAVAAYVGGELAPNAGAYAGRDWGKFDIQKEVVERCPSQCIRYENGKLEINNKECVRCMHCICVMPRALKIGNDRGCSILVGAKAPILDGPQMGSLTIPFIKVEEPYDEIKEFIEATWDWWMEEGKNRERIGETLKRLGFAKLLEVTGLTADPRHVREPRHNPYIFWKEDDVKGGWQREIADYRSKHQR encoded by the coding sequence ATGGCGAAACACAAAACCCCCTTGTTGGACCAGCTGGAAAGCGGCCCGTGGCCCAGCTTTGTGTCCGACATTAAGCAGGAGATCGAGCATCGGTATGCGAATCCCAAGGGCGTCGAGTACCAGATTCCCGCCGAGTGCCCGGACGACCTGCTTGGTCTGCTCGAGCTTTCCTATGTGGACGGCGAAACCCACTGGAAGCACGGCGGCATCGTGGGCGTGTTCGGCTACGGCGGCGGCGTCATCGGCCGTTACTGCGACCAGCCCGAGAAGTATCCCGGCGTGGCCCACTTCCACACCGTTCGCGTGGCCCAGCCCTCCGGCATGTTCTACAAGACCGAGTTCCTCCGTCAGCTGTGCGACCTTTGGGAGCTGCGCGGTTCCGGCCTGACCAACATGCACGGCGCCACCGGCGACATCGTGCTCATCGGCACCAGCACCCCGCAGCTCGAGGAAATCTTCTTCGAACTGACCCACAACATGAACAACGACCTGGGCGGCTCGGGCTCCAACCTGCGCACCCCGGCCTGCTGCCTGGGCGAGTCCCGCTGCGAGTACGCCTGCTACGACACCCAGGAGCTGTGCTACCAGCTGACCCAGCAGTATCAGGACGAGCTGCACCGCCCCGCCTTCCCCTACAAGTTCAAGTTCAAGTTCGACGGCTGCTCGCTGGGCTGCGTGGCCTCCATCGCCCGCTCCGACATGAGCTTCATCGGCACCTGGCGCGACGAGATCCGCGTTGACCAGAAGGCCGTGGCCGCCTACGTCGGCGGCGAGCTGGCCCCCAACGCCGGCGCCTACGCCGGCCGCGACTGGGGCAAGTTCGACATCCAGAAGGAAGTCGTCGAGCGCTGCCCGAGCCAGTGCATCCGTTACGAAAACGGCAAGCTGGAGATCAACAACAAGGAATGCGTGCGCTGCATGCACTGCATCTGCGTCATGCCCCGCGCGCTCAAGATCGGCAACGATCGCGGCTGCTCCATCCTGGTCGGCGCCAAGGCCCCGATCCTCGACGGCCCGCAGATGGGCTCGCTCACCATCCCCTTCATCAAGGTCGAGGAACCCTACGACGAGATCAAGGAGTTCATCGAAGCCACCTGGGATTGGTGGATGGAAGAAGGCAAGAACCGCGAGCGTATCGGCGAGACCCTGAAGCGCCTCGGCTTCGCCAAGCTCCTGGAAGTGACCGGCTTGACCGCCGATCCCCGCCACGTGAGGGAGCCCCGCCACAATCCGTACATTTTCTGGAAGGAAGATGACGTGAAGG
- a CDS encoding YkgJ family cysteine cluster protein, producing MTRTTDSSTGCRRCGACCAEGGPGLHGEDAALFLGQDALPLSMLVAYRRGEPMRDQIKGIIAPLTREMLKIKSASGSRACLFYDGRSRSCGLYDRRPAECRALLCLDTSALAAMYDADRLTRADLLPTGHPLRDVLAEHDALTPPTRIATLAEAFRAGGAAGQDALEELTRMVLADRAFRNALASRAGIDAEYHDFFLGRDMAALLAAHGLALRDDAGTGFRIQTDPLWRAQGAAGTPIPRRRI from the coding sequence TTGACTCGCACCACCGACTCCTCCACCGGCTGCAGGCGCTGCGGCGCGTGCTGCGCCGAGGGCGGCCCCGGCCTCCACGGCGAAGACGCCGCGCTCTTCCTCGGACAGGACGCGCTGCCGCTCTCCATGCTGGTGGCCTACCGCCGCGGCGAGCCCATGCGGGACCAGATCAAGGGAATCATCGCCCCCCTGACGCGCGAGATGCTCAAGATCAAGAGCGCTTCGGGCTCGCGGGCCTGCCTGTTCTACGACGGCAGAAGCCGCTCCTGCGGGCTGTACGACCGCCGCCCGGCCGAATGCCGCGCCCTGCTTTGCCTGGACACCAGCGCCCTGGCGGCCATGTACGATGCGGACCGGCTTACCCGCGCGGACCTGCTGCCCACGGGCCACCCGCTGCGCGATGTGCTGGCCGAGCACGACGCCCTGACGCCGCCAACGCGCATCGCCACGCTGGCCGAGGCCTTCCGCGCCGGGGGCGCCGCCGGGCAGGACGCCTTAGAGGAGCTTACCCGCATGGTCCTGGCGGACAGGGCCTTCCGCAACGCCCTCGCAAGCCGCGCCGGCATCGACGCCGAGTATCACGACTTCTTCCTCGGCCGGGACATGGCGGCGCTGCTGGCCGCGCACGGGCTCGCCCTGCGCGACGACGCGGGCACCGGCTTCCGCATCCAGACCGACCCGCTGTGGCGCGC